One genomic segment of Aliarcobacter cibarius includes these proteins:
- a CDS encoding glycosyltransferase, with translation MKQKTAIICLSRVNGGMELASVKLARLLSQDLEVEFIARDNSYIVNRKEHFENYNVKVHIVEFSSNFSFKLIFKIRKILKENNIKNVIFLGASEMKSIYFATLGLNINFIIRQGSKKTTSKKDFFHKLLYSNVNYFVGNCEYMRKNIINILPIPKNATVTRIYSSLKLQENVNFKALNNTIDLVHVGRINKGKGQFEVIKACEILKENNVPFTIKFLGDIQDKNYFETMKNYLENSSLKNHVEFIGYTSEVKEYLQKSDIFIFPSLGEGMSNAIIESLGFGLIPIIYDDTSSSEFKDLGFHIHLTKENNVENLKEILLKVVINFEEEKLKAKDNHEKALNIFAPEREKKEYMNLLV, from the coding sequence ATGAAACAAAAAACAGCTATTATTTGTCTATCAAGAGTGAATGGAGGAATGGAACTTGCATCAGTAAAATTAGCAAGACTTCTAAGCCAAGATTTAGAAGTAGAATTTATCGCCAGAGATAATAGCTATATAGTTAATAGAAAAGAGCATTTTGAAAACTACAATGTAAAAGTTCATATTGTAGAATTTTCATCTAATTTTAGTTTTAAACTTATTTTTAAAATACGAAAAATCCTAAAAGAAAATAATATTAAAAATGTAATTTTTCTAGGTGCCTCAGAAATGAAATCAATATATTTTGCTACTTTAGGTCTAAATATTAATTTCATAATTAGACAAGGTTCAAAAAAAACAACTTCAAAAAAAGATTTTTTTCATAAACTTCTTTATAGCAATGTAAACTATTTTGTAGGAAATTGTGAATATATGAGAAAAAATATTATTAATATTCTTCCAATCCCTAAGAATGCAACTGTTACAAGGATATATTCATCTTTAAAATTGCAAGAAAATGTAAATTTTAAAGCTTTAAACAATACAATAGATTTAGTTCATGTAGGAAGAATAAATAAGGGAAAAGGTCAGTTTGAAGTAATAAAAGCATGTGAAATTTTAAAAGAAAACAATGTACCTTTTACAATAAAATTTTTAGGAGACATTCAAGATAAAAATTATTTTGAAACTATGAAAAATTATCTAGAAAATTCTTCTTTAAAAAATCATGTTGAATTTATTGGTTATACTTCAGAGGTAAAAGAGTATTTACAAAAAAGTGATATTTTCATCTTTCCAAGCTTAGGAGAAGGAATGAGTAATGCAATAATTGAAAGTTTAGGCTTTGGTCTTATTCCTATAATTTATGACGATACTTCTTCGAGTGAATTTAAAGACTTAGGATTTCATATTCATTTAACAAAAGAAAATAATGTTGAAAACTTAAAAGAAATTCTATTAAAAGTTGTAATAAATTTTGAGGAAGAAAAACTCAAAGCAAAAGATAATCATGAAAAAGCATTAAATATTTTTGCTCCAGAAAGAGAAAAAAAAGAGTATATGAATTTATTAGTATAA
- a CDS encoding glycosyltransferase family 2 protein produces the protein MKITANIITLNEEKNIEAVIKSVQTVCDEVLVVDSLSSDRTCEIAESLGAKVIKQAYLGDGPQKAFGAPYASNDWILSIDADERLDLNAIEEIKKLDLENSSYDGYSFARKTFVGKNYIKLWYPDRVVRLYNRKKCGFSTAKGHARVETKNVCNLKADMLHYSYDDYIHMIRTTEKFIKRGAILAHEEGKKASVFDPIIHGLGALFKALVLKGGAFHGINGWNVAVISAYSSYMKYAIMLDMQRNGK, from the coding sequence TTGAAAATTACAGCAAATATTATTACACTCAATGAAGAAAAAAATATTGAAGCCGTTATAAAATCAGTTCAAACTGTATGTGATGAAGTTTTAGTTGTTGATTCTTTAAGTAGTGATAGAACTTGTGAAATTGCAGAAAGTTTAGGTGCAAAAGTTATAAAGCAAGCTTATCTTGGAGATGGGCCACAAAAAGCATTTGGAGCACCTTATGCTTCAAATGACTGGATCTTAAGTATAGATGCTGATGAAAGATTAGATTTAAATGCTATAGAAGAGATAAAAAAATTAGATTTAGAAAACAGTTCTTATGATGGATACTCATTTGCTAGGAAAACGTTTGTTGGGAAAAATTATATAAAGCTTTGGTATCCAGATAGAGTTGTAAGACTTTATAATCGTAAAAAATGTGGTTTCTCAACTGCAAAGGGTCATGCTAGAGTTGAAACAAAAAATGTTTGTAATTTAAAAGCTGATATGTTACATTACTCTTATGATGATTATATACACATGATAAGAACAACTGAAAAATTTATAAAAAGAGGGGCAATTTTAGCTCATGAAGAAGGCAAAAAAGCATCAGTTTTTGATCCAATAATTCATGGCTTAGGTGCTTTATTTAAAGCTTTAGTATTAAAAGGTGGTGCATTTCATGGTATTAATGGTTGGAATGTAGCTGTAATTTCAGCATATAGTTCATATATGAAGTATGCTATTATGTTGGATATGCAGAGAAATGGAAAATAA